A DNA window from Camelina sativa cultivar DH55 chromosome 17, Cs, whole genome shotgun sequence contains the following coding sequences:
- the LOC104756635 gene encoding SCY1-like protein 2 isoform X1, with amino-acid sequence MSINMRTLTQALAKTAAVIEKRVQTTVQEVTGPKPLQDYELLNQIGSGGPGFAWKLYSAKARDSTRPQQYPTVCVWVLDKRALSEARSRAGLSKAAEDAFLDLIRADAGKLVRLRHPGVVHVVQALDENKNAMAMVTEPLFASVANALGNVENVDNVPKDLKSMEMSLLEVKHGLLQMAETLNFLHNNAHLIHRAVSPENVFITSGGSWKLAGFGFAISESQDGNLDNMQSFHYSEYDVEDSILPLQPSLNYTAPELVRSKTPSAGVSSDIFSFGCLAYHLVARKPLFDCNNNVKMYMNTLNYLTNETFSSIPSDLVSDLQRMLSMNESFRPTALDFTGSNFFRSDTRLRALRFLDHMLERDNMQKSEFLKALSDMWKDFDSRVLRYKVLPPLCAELRNLVMQPVILPMVLTIAESQDKNDFELTTLPALVPVLSTATGDTLLLLVKRAELIVNKTNAEHLVSHVLPLLLRAYNDNDVRIQEEVLKRSTSVAKQLDGCKASNFAACSWLGSQNHSCCRMLLALISVRVNALLCLAELVQTLDKLAVTEILQTIQRCTAVDRSAPTLMCTLAVANAILKQYGVEFTSEHVLPLIIPLLTAQQLNVQQFAKYMLFIKDILRKIEEKRGVTINDSGVPEVKPGADGLHFQTPTQKIEKVASAAKNSPAWDEDWALPAKSSASRDLPGPVNSQFNKTTVQSQPLNQTTVPTTCPPVDLEWPPRQSSNVTSQPANDETRLNPAGPSSTPSFDELDPFANWPPRPNGTSITSGSFHNSTATQPPVSNSGSGLSNNLTDGRLFQTANNDFWAFGNASLSSMKSQQEGLGISASNPDPMNSLGIQNQNQGMPSFGNSSYSNQKPPADISSIFNSSKTEQAAMKLAPPPSIAVGRGRGRGTGRSGTSTSKPSGSKQQRTEQPSLLDLL; translated from the exons atgtcgataAATATGAGAACGCTGACGCAAGCACTGGCTAAAACCGCTGCGGTGATTGAGAAGAGGGTACAAACCACAGTACAGGAGGTTACAGGTCCAAAGCCTCTTCAAGACTACGAGCTTCTCAATCAGATCGGTTCCGGTGGTCCTGGCTTCGCCTGGAAGCTTTACTCAGCCAAGGCACGTGACTCCACGCGTCCTCAGCAGTATCCAACCGTTTGCGTCTGGGTGCTTGATAAGCGCGCCTTGTCTGAGGCTCGTTCTAGGGCTGGATTATCTAAAGCTGCCGAAGACGCGTTTCTCGATTTGATTCGTGCTGATGCTGGGAAGCTGGTTCGGCTTAGACATCCCGGTGTGGTTCATGTGGTTCAGGCGCTTGATGAGAATAAGAATGCTATGGCTATGGTTACGGAGCCGCTCTTCGCCTCTGTGGCTAACGCGCTTGGGAATGTGGAAAATGTTGATAACGTTCCTAAAGATCTTAAGTCCATG GAGATGAGCTTGTTGGAGGTGAAGCATGGTCTTCTTCAAATGGCTGAGACATTGAACTTTCTCCATAATAATGCTCATCTCATTCATCGTGCTGTATCTCCCGAG AATGTTTTTATTACCTCGGGTGGTTCCTGGAAGCTTGCCGGATTTGGCTTTGCTATTTCAGAATCACAGGATGGGAATTTGGATAACATGCAATCGTTTCACTACTCT GAATATGATGTTGAGGACTCAATTCTGCCACTCCAACCATCTTTAAATTATACCGCACCTGAATTGGTGCGGAGCAAAACTCCTTCAGCTGGAGTTTCTTCAGATATTTTTAGTTTCGGATGCCTTGCCTATCATTTAGTGGCACGGAAACcattgtttgattgcaataacAATGTCAAGATG TACATGAACACGTTGAACTATTTAACAAATGAAACTTTCTCATCTATACCATCAGACTTGGTATCTGATTTGCAACGGATGCTGTCAATGAACGAGTCCTTTAGACCAACAGCATTAGATTTCACAG GATCTAATTTTTTCCGGAGTGATACTAGGTTACGTGCCCTCCGTTTTCTTGATCATATGCTT GAAAGAGACAACATGCAGAAGTCTGAGTTCTTAAAAGCATTATCAGATATGTGGAAAGATTTTGATTCACGTGTATTGCGGTATAAG GTCCTTCCGCCTCTTTGTGCTGAACTTAGGAATTTGGTTATGCAGCCTGTGATTCTTCCCATGGTTCTAACTATAGCAGAGTCTCAG GACAAGAATGACTTTGAATTGACAACGCTCCCAGCCCTTGTTCCTGTTTTGAGTACTGCTACGGGTGACACCTTACTTTTGCTTGTAAAGCGTGCAGAGCTTATAGTTAACAAG ACTAATGCAGAGCATCTTGTATCACATGTCCTCCCTTTGCTTCTCCGAGCATACAACGACAACGATGTCCGAATACAGGAGGAAGTTCTGAAAAGATCTACATCTGTTGCTAAACAACTCGATG GTTGTAAGGCAAGCAATTTTGCCGCGTGTTCATGGCTTGGCTCTCAAAACCACAGTTGCTGCCGTATGTTGTTAGCCTTGATTTCA GTTAGAGTAAATGCTTTGCTTTGCTTAGCAGAGCTGGTTCAAACGCTTGATAAACTCGCTGTTACTGAAATTCTGCAAACAATTCAACGCTGCACTGCGGTTGATCGTTCTGCACCTACCCTTATGTGTACTCTTGCAGTTGCAAATGCAATTCTCAAGCAG TATGGAGTTGAGTTCACCTCAGAACACGTGCTTCCCCTGATTATACCGCTTCTCACTGCCCAACAATTGAATGTCCAACAGTTTGCCAAATATATGCTATTTATCAAGGATATTCTCAG gaaaatagaggaaaaaagagGAGTTACTATAAATGATTCTGGAGTCCCAGAAGTAAAACCAGGCGCGGATGGACTTCACTTTCAAACACCAACCCAAAAAATTGAGAAGGTTGCTTCGGCAGCAAAGAACAGTCCTGCATGGGATGAAGACTGGGCCCTCCCGGCCAAAAGTTCAGCTTCAAGAGATCTTCCTGGACCAGTAAACTCTCAGTTTAACAAAACTACAGTTCAGTCACAGCCATTGAACCAAACCACAGTACCAACAACATGCCCTCCAGTTGACCTAGAGTGGCCTCCAAGACAATCTTCCAATGTCACCTCTCAGCCAGCTAATGATGAGACACGGCTAAACCCAGCAGGACCATCATCAACTCCAAGTTTTGATGAACTAGACCCGTTTGCTAACTGGCCACCACGGCCCAACGGTACTTCCATTACTTCTGGGAGTTTCCACAACAGTACTGCCACTCAACCTCCAGTTAGCAACAGTGGTTCTGGTTTGAGTAACAATTTAACAGACGGTAGGCTGTTTCAGACAGCTAACAACGACTTCTGGGCCTTTGGCAATGCCTCACTCTCTTCTATGAAATCACAACAAGAAGGTTTGGGTATCAGCGCAAGTAACCCAGATCCTATGAACTCTTTAGGGATTCAGAATCAGAACCAAGGAATGCCGTCTTTTGGAAATAGTTCATACAGTAACCAGAAGCCGCCAGCAGACATCAGTTCCATATTCAATTCAAGCAAAACCGAGCAAGCTGCAATGAAACTCGCACCACCGCCTTCAATAGCTgtgggaagaggaagaggaaggggAACGGGTAGAAGTGGGACATCTACCTCAAAGCCAAGTGGTTCGAAACAGCAACGAACCGAGCAGCCATCACTGTTGGATCTGTTGTGA
- the LOC104756637 gene encoding endoglucanase 3 encodes MASPFYFVFLLSVLLLEQTYASPNYREALSKSLLFFQGQRSGRLPGDQKLSWRFSSGLSDGSSAHVDLTGGYYDAGDNVKFNFPMAFTTTMLSWSSLEYGKKMGSELQNSRVAIRWATDYLLKCARATPGKLYVGVGDPNGDHKCWERPEDMDTPRTVYSVSPSNPGSDVAAETAAALAASSMVFRKVDPKYARLLLATAKKVMLFAIQYRGAYSDSLSSSVCPFYCSYSGYKDELMWGAAWLHRATNDPYYTNFIKSLGGGDQTDIFSWDNKYAGAYVLLSRRALLNKDNNFEPYKQAAENFICKILPNSPTSSTKYTPGGLMYKLPQSNLQYVTSITFLLTTYAKYMKSAKQTFNCGNSVIVPNALINLSRRQVDYILGVNPMKMSYMVGFGSNFPKRIHHRGSSLPSRAVRSNSLGCNGGFQSFRTQNPNPNILTGAIVGGPNQKDEYTDQRDDYARSEPATYINAAFVGPLAYFAGGR; translated from the exons ATGGCTTCTCCTTTCTACTTTGTGTTCCTTCTCTCTGTGCTTCTACTCGAACAAACCTATGCCAGTCCCAATTACAGAGAAGCACTCTCAAAGTCGTTGCTCTTTTTCCAAGGTCAGCGTTCTGGTCGCCTCCCTGGTGACCAAAAACTCTCATGGAGATTCAGCTCTGGCCTCTCTGATGGCTCCTCTGCTCAT GTGGACTTGACTGGAGGCTACTATGATGCTGGAGACAATGTGAAGTTCAATTTCCCAATGGCGTTCACCACCACGATGCTCTCCTGGAGCTCTTTGGAGTACGGTAAGAAAATGGGATCTGAACTCCAGAACTCTCGTGTGGCCATCCGTTGGGCCACTGATTATCTACTGAAATGCGCCAGGGCCACTCCAGGGAAGCTTTACGTTGGAGTAGGAGACCCTAATGGTGATCACAAGTGCTGGGAACGCCCAGAAGATATGGACACTCCTCGCACAGTCTACTCTGTATCCCCATCAAACCCTGGCTCTGATGTAGCCGCAGAAACTGCTGCTGCTctagctgcaagctccatggttTTCAGGAAAGTTGATCCCAAGTACGCTCGCTTGCTCCTGGCCACAGCGAAGAAGGTCATGCTGTTTGCCATTCAATACCGTGGCGCTTACAGTGACTCCCTTTCCTCTTCCGTCTGCCCTTTCTACTGCTCATACTCTGGCTACAAG GACGAGCTGATGTGGGGAGCGGCATGGCTGCATAGAGCAACCAACGACCCGTACTACACAAACTTCATAAAATCCTTAGGAGGTGGAGATCAGACAGACATCTTCAGCTGGGACAATAAATACGCCGGTGCATATGTTCTTCTCTCACGA AGAGCATTActaaacaaagacaacaacttTGAACCCTACAAGCAAGCAGCTGAGAATTTCATATGCAAGATCCTTCCTAATTCTCCCACCTCGTCCACAAAATACACTCCAG GTGGATTGATGTACAAATTACCTCAGAGCAATCTACAATACGTGACATCGATAACATTCTTGCTAACGACCTACGCCAAATACATGAAATCAGCAAAACAAACCTTCAACTGCGGGAACTCAGTCATCGTCCCCAACGCATTGATAAATCTATCGAGGAGACAAGTCGATTACATCCTCGGTGTGAATCCAATGAAGATGTCGTACATGGTTGGATTCGGATCCAATTTCCCTAAAAGAATCCACCACAGAGGCTCATCTCTCCCGAGCAGAGCCGTCCGTTCAAACTCTCTGGGATGCAACGGCGGATTCCAATCTTTCCGAACACAGAACCCTAACCCTAACATATTAACGGGAGCAATCGTCGGAGGACCGAATCAAAAGGACGAGTACACAGATCAGAGAGACGATTACGCTCGATCAGAGCCAGCTACTTACATCAACGCCGCGTTCGTCGGACCATTGGCGTATTTCGCCGGCGGCCGGTAG
- the LOC104756635 gene encoding SCY1-like protein 2 isoform X2 — protein MSINMRTLTQALAKTAAVIEKRVQTTVQEVTGPKPLQDYELLNQIGSGGPGFAWKLYSAKARDSTRPQQYPTVCVWVLDKRALSEARSRAGLSKAAEDAFLDLIRADAGKLVRLRHPGVVHVVQALDENKNAMAMVTEPLFASVANALGNVENVDNVPKDLKSMEMSLLEVKHGLLQMAETLNFLHNNAHLIHRAVSPENVFITSGGSWKLAGFGFAISESQDGNLDNMQSFHYSEYDVEDSILPLQPSLNYTAPELVRSKTPSAGVSSDIFSFGCLAYHLVARKPLFDCNNNVKMYMNTLNYLTNETFSSIPSDLVSDLQRMLSMNESFRPTALDFTGSNFFRSDTRLRALRFLDHMLERDNMQKSEFLKALSDMWKDFDSRVLRYKVLPPLCAELRNLVMQPVILPMVLTIAESQDKNDFELTTLPALVPVLSTATGDTLLLLVKRAELIVNKTNAEHLVSHVLPLLLRAYNDNDVRIQEEVLKRSTSVAKQLDGQVVRQAILPRVHGLALKTTVAAVRVNALLCLAELVQTLDKLAVTEILQTIQRCTAVDRSAPTLMCTLAVANAILKQYGVEFTSEHVLPLIIPLLTAQQLNVQQFAKYMLFIKDILRKIEEKRGVTINDSGVPEVKPGADGLHFQTPTQKIEKVASAAKNSPAWDEDWALPAKSSASRDLPGPVNSQFNKTTVQSQPLNQTTVPTTCPPVDLEWPPRQSSNVTSQPANDETRLNPAGPSSTPSFDELDPFANWPPRPNGTSITSGSFHNSTATQPPVSNSGSGLSNNLTDGRLFQTANNDFWAFGNASLSSMKSQQEGLGISASNPDPMNSLGIQNQNQGMPSFGNSSYSNQKPPADISSIFNSSKTEQAAMKLAPPPSIAVGRGRGRGTGRSGTSTSKPSGSKQQRTEQPSLLDLL, from the exons atgtcgataAATATGAGAACGCTGACGCAAGCACTGGCTAAAACCGCTGCGGTGATTGAGAAGAGGGTACAAACCACAGTACAGGAGGTTACAGGTCCAAAGCCTCTTCAAGACTACGAGCTTCTCAATCAGATCGGTTCCGGTGGTCCTGGCTTCGCCTGGAAGCTTTACTCAGCCAAGGCACGTGACTCCACGCGTCCTCAGCAGTATCCAACCGTTTGCGTCTGGGTGCTTGATAAGCGCGCCTTGTCTGAGGCTCGTTCTAGGGCTGGATTATCTAAAGCTGCCGAAGACGCGTTTCTCGATTTGATTCGTGCTGATGCTGGGAAGCTGGTTCGGCTTAGACATCCCGGTGTGGTTCATGTGGTTCAGGCGCTTGATGAGAATAAGAATGCTATGGCTATGGTTACGGAGCCGCTCTTCGCCTCTGTGGCTAACGCGCTTGGGAATGTGGAAAATGTTGATAACGTTCCTAAAGATCTTAAGTCCATG GAGATGAGCTTGTTGGAGGTGAAGCATGGTCTTCTTCAAATGGCTGAGACATTGAACTTTCTCCATAATAATGCTCATCTCATTCATCGTGCTGTATCTCCCGAG AATGTTTTTATTACCTCGGGTGGTTCCTGGAAGCTTGCCGGATTTGGCTTTGCTATTTCAGAATCACAGGATGGGAATTTGGATAACATGCAATCGTTTCACTACTCT GAATATGATGTTGAGGACTCAATTCTGCCACTCCAACCATCTTTAAATTATACCGCACCTGAATTGGTGCGGAGCAAAACTCCTTCAGCTGGAGTTTCTTCAGATATTTTTAGTTTCGGATGCCTTGCCTATCATTTAGTGGCACGGAAACcattgtttgattgcaataacAATGTCAAGATG TACATGAACACGTTGAACTATTTAACAAATGAAACTTTCTCATCTATACCATCAGACTTGGTATCTGATTTGCAACGGATGCTGTCAATGAACGAGTCCTTTAGACCAACAGCATTAGATTTCACAG GATCTAATTTTTTCCGGAGTGATACTAGGTTACGTGCCCTCCGTTTTCTTGATCATATGCTT GAAAGAGACAACATGCAGAAGTCTGAGTTCTTAAAAGCATTATCAGATATGTGGAAAGATTTTGATTCACGTGTATTGCGGTATAAG GTCCTTCCGCCTCTTTGTGCTGAACTTAGGAATTTGGTTATGCAGCCTGTGATTCTTCCCATGGTTCTAACTATAGCAGAGTCTCAG GACAAGAATGACTTTGAATTGACAACGCTCCCAGCCCTTGTTCCTGTTTTGAGTACTGCTACGGGTGACACCTTACTTTTGCTTGTAAAGCGTGCAGAGCTTATAGTTAACAAG ACTAATGCAGAGCATCTTGTATCACATGTCCTCCCTTTGCTTCTCCGAGCATACAACGACAACGATGTCCGAATACAGGAGGAAGTTCTGAAAAGATCTACATCTGTTGCTAAACAACTCGATGGTCAG GTTGTAAGGCAAGCAATTTTGCCGCGTGTTCATGGCTTGGCTCTCAAAACCACAGTTGCTGCC GTTAGAGTAAATGCTTTGCTTTGCTTAGCAGAGCTGGTTCAAACGCTTGATAAACTCGCTGTTACTGAAATTCTGCAAACAATTCAACGCTGCACTGCGGTTGATCGTTCTGCACCTACCCTTATGTGTACTCTTGCAGTTGCAAATGCAATTCTCAAGCAG TATGGAGTTGAGTTCACCTCAGAACACGTGCTTCCCCTGATTATACCGCTTCTCACTGCCCAACAATTGAATGTCCAACAGTTTGCCAAATATATGCTATTTATCAAGGATATTCTCAG gaaaatagaggaaaaaagagGAGTTACTATAAATGATTCTGGAGTCCCAGAAGTAAAACCAGGCGCGGATGGACTTCACTTTCAAACACCAACCCAAAAAATTGAGAAGGTTGCTTCGGCAGCAAAGAACAGTCCTGCATGGGATGAAGACTGGGCCCTCCCGGCCAAAAGTTCAGCTTCAAGAGATCTTCCTGGACCAGTAAACTCTCAGTTTAACAAAACTACAGTTCAGTCACAGCCATTGAACCAAACCACAGTACCAACAACATGCCCTCCAGTTGACCTAGAGTGGCCTCCAAGACAATCTTCCAATGTCACCTCTCAGCCAGCTAATGATGAGACACGGCTAAACCCAGCAGGACCATCATCAACTCCAAGTTTTGATGAACTAGACCCGTTTGCTAACTGGCCACCACGGCCCAACGGTACTTCCATTACTTCTGGGAGTTTCCACAACAGTACTGCCACTCAACCTCCAGTTAGCAACAGTGGTTCTGGTTTGAGTAACAATTTAACAGACGGTAGGCTGTTTCAGACAGCTAACAACGACTTCTGGGCCTTTGGCAATGCCTCACTCTCTTCTATGAAATCACAACAAGAAGGTTTGGGTATCAGCGCAAGTAACCCAGATCCTATGAACTCTTTAGGGATTCAGAATCAGAACCAAGGAATGCCGTCTTTTGGAAATAGTTCATACAGTAACCAGAAGCCGCCAGCAGACATCAGTTCCATATTCAATTCAAGCAAAACCGAGCAAGCTGCAATGAAACTCGCACCACCGCCTTCAATAGCTgtgggaagaggaagaggaaggggAACGGGTAGAAGTGGGACATCTACCTCAAAGCCAAGTGGTTCGAAACAGCAACGAACCGAGCAGCCATCACTGTTGGATCTGTTGTGA
- the LOC104756635 gene encoding SCY1-like protein 2 isoform X3: MLISFIVLYLPRMFLLPRVVPGSLPDLALLFQNHRMGIWITCNRFTTLWEYDVEDSILPLQPSLNYTAPELVRSKTPSAGVSSDIFSFGCLAYHLVARKPLFDCNNNVKMYMNTLNYLTNETFSSIPSDLVSDLQRMLSMNESFRPTALDFTGSNFFRSDTRLRALRFLDHMLERDNMQKSEFLKALSDMWKDFDSRVLRYKVLPPLCAELRNLVMQPVILPMVLTIAESQDKNDFELTTLPALVPVLSTATGDTLLLLVKRAELIVNKTNAEHLVSHVLPLLLRAYNDNDVRIQEEVLKRSTSVAKQLDGQVVRQAILPRVHGLALKTTVAAVRVNALLCLAELVQTLDKLAVTEILQTIQRCTAVDRSAPTLMCTLAVANAILKQYGVEFTSEHVLPLIIPLLTAQQLNVQQFAKYMLFIKDILRKIEEKRGVTINDSGVPEVKPGADGLHFQTPTQKIEKVASAAKNSPAWDEDWALPAKSSASRDLPGPVNSQFNKTTVQSQPLNQTTVPTTCPPVDLEWPPRQSSNVTSQPANDETRLNPAGPSSTPSFDELDPFANWPPRPNGTSITSGSFHNSTATQPPVSNSGSGLSNNLTDGRLFQTANNDFWAFGNASLSSMKSQQEGLGISASNPDPMNSLGIQNQNQGMPSFGNSSYSNQKPPADISSIFNSSKTEQAAMKLAPPPSIAVGRGRGRGTGRSGTSTSKPSGSKQQRTEQPSLLDLL, translated from the exons ATGCTCATCTCATTCATCGTGCTGTATCTCCCGAG AATGTTTTTATTACCTCGGGTGGTTCCTGGAAGCTTGCCGGATTTGGCTTTGCTATTTCAGAATCACAGGATGGGAATTTGGATAACATGCAATCGTTTCACTACTCTGTGG GAATATGATGTTGAGGACTCAATTCTGCCACTCCAACCATCTTTAAATTATACCGCACCTGAATTGGTGCGGAGCAAAACTCCTTCAGCTGGAGTTTCTTCAGATATTTTTAGTTTCGGATGCCTTGCCTATCATTTAGTGGCACGGAAACcattgtttgattgcaataacAATGTCAAGATG TACATGAACACGTTGAACTATTTAACAAATGAAACTTTCTCATCTATACCATCAGACTTGGTATCTGATTTGCAACGGATGCTGTCAATGAACGAGTCCTTTAGACCAACAGCATTAGATTTCACAG GATCTAATTTTTTCCGGAGTGATACTAGGTTACGTGCCCTCCGTTTTCTTGATCATATGCTT GAAAGAGACAACATGCAGAAGTCTGAGTTCTTAAAAGCATTATCAGATATGTGGAAAGATTTTGATTCACGTGTATTGCGGTATAAG GTCCTTCCGCCTCTTTGTGCTGAACTTAGGAATTTGGTTATGCAGCCTGTGATTCTTCCCATGGTTCTAACTATAGCAGAGTCTCAG GACAAGAATGACTTTGAATTGACAACGCTCCCAGCCCTTGTTCCTGTTTTGAGTACTGCTACGGGTGACACCTTACTTTTGCTTGTAAAGCGTGCAGAGCTTATAGTTAACAAG ACTAATGCAGAGCATCTTGTATCACATGTCCTCCCTTTGCTTCTCCGAGCATACAACGACAACGATGTCCGAATACAGGAGGAAGTTCTGAAAAGATCTACATCTGTTGCTAAACAACTCGATGGTCAG GTTGTAAGGCAAGCAATTTTGCCGCGTGTTCATGGCTTGGCTCTCAAAACCACAGTTGCTGCC GTTAGAGTAAATGCTTTGCTTTGCTTAGCAGAGCTGGTTCAAACGCTTGATAAACTCGCTGTTACTGAAATTCTGCAAACAATTCAACGCTGCACTGCGGTTGATCGTTCTGCACCTACCCTTATGTGTACTCTTGCAGTTGCAAATGCAATTCTCAAGCAG TATGGAGTTGAGTTCACCTCAGAACACGTGCTTCCCCTGATTATACCGCTTCTCACTGCCCAACAATTGAATGTCCAACAGTTTGCCAAATATATGCTATTTATCAAGGATATTCTCAG gaaaatagaggaaaaaagagGAGTTACTATAAATGATTCTGGAGTCCCAGAAGTAAAACCAGGCGCGGATGGACTTCACTTTCAAACACCAACCCAAAAAATTGAGAAGGTTGCTTCGGCAGCAAAGAACAGTCCTGCATGGGATGAAGACTGGGCCCTCCCGGCCAAAAGTTCAGCTTCAAGAGATCTTCCTGGACCAGTAAACTCTCAGTTTAACAAAACTACAGTTCAGTCACAGCCATTGAACCAAACCACAGTACCAACAACATGCCCTCCAGTTGACCTAGAGTGGCCTCCAAGACAATCTTCCAATGTCACCTCTCAGCCAGCTAATGATGAGACACGGCTAAACCCAGCAGGACCATCATCAACTCCAAGTTTTGATGAACTAGACCCGTTTGCTAACTGGCCACCACGGCCCAACGGTACTTCCATTACTTCTGGGAGTTTCCACAACAGTACTGCCACTCAACCTCCAGTTAGCAACAGTGGTTCTGGTTTGAGTAACAATTTAACAGACGGTAGGCTGTTTCAGACAGCTAACAACGACTTCTGGGCCTTTGGCAATGCCTCACTCTCTTCTATGAAATCACAACAAGAAGGTTTGGGTATCAGCGCAAGTAACCCAGATCCTATGAACTCTTTAGGGATTCAGAATCAGAACCAAGGAATGCCGTCTTTTGGAAATAGTTCATACAGTAACCAGAAGCCGCCAGCAGACATCAGTTCCATATTCAATTCAAGCAAAACCGAGCAAGCTGCAATGAAACTCGCACCACCGCCTTCAATAGCTgtgggaagaggaagaggaaggggAACGGGTAGAAGTGGGACATCTACCTCAAAGCCAAGTGGTTCGAAACAGCAACGAACCGAGCAGCCATCACTGTTGGATCTGTTGTGA
- the LOC104759362 gene encoding putative F-box protein At1g31090, whose product MNREEIPNDLILEILSRLPSKSIGRFRCVSKLWRSMLHKPYFIKLFLTRSSTRPRLLIGVRQRLGCSFFSAPQPQNHYGKSSSLVVAADFHMKCSKDVSLVMCRYASGLLYFPTMPISYMDKDGAGIICNPTTRQFASLPRLRLLPKLDYGLSGALLGFDPIGGQFKVLSMNNWVDKKVARYILTLGSEEEGWRKIECPFNDVDLNGGVCINGILYYIAYDPEDRLYLIVCFDVRFEKFKFLTLIGGIYEDVEKQEWLKYAYTLRFDNKVVKDYGNLSVVGVTASGEIVLSKYYAYTPFYVLYFNPERNSVLSVEIQGVGEYHDWIAPPAVCAFVDHVEDLQFNIMKATSINPTQQKNRARSTSISSREDHQVRAVTQLGQDRRTFESINNFDALSLLEDD is encoded by the exons ATGAATAGAGAAGAAATCCCTAATGATCTCATTCTTGAGATACTCTCTAGATTGCCTTCAAAGTCAATCGGGAGGTTTCGCTGCGTGTCAAAGCTATGGCGGTCAATGCTTCACAAGCCATATTTCATCAAGTTGTTCTTGACCAGGTCCTCGACTCGTCCTCGTCTCTTAATTGGGGTCCGACAACGTCTTGGGTGTAGCTTTTTCTCGGCGCCTCAGCCTCAGAATCATTATGGGAAATCTTCGTCTCTTGTAGTGGCCGCCGATTTTCATATGAAGTGTTCTAAAGACGTAAGCTTAGTCATGTGTAGATATGCCTCTGGTTTGCTCTATTTTCCAACTATGCCAATCTCATATATGGATAAGGATGGAGCGGGTATCATATGTAACCCTACCACAAGACAGTTTGCGAGCTTGCCTCGATTGAGATTACTACCTAAGTTAGATTACGGTCTTAGCGGTGCCCTTCTAGGGTTTGACCCAATTGGAGGGCAATTCAAGGTATTGTCCATGAACAATTGGGTTGACAAAAAAGTGGCCCGCTATATTCTGACATTAGGAAGTGAAGAAGAGGGATGGAGGAAGATCGAATGTCCCTTCAACGACGTTGATCTGAATGGAGGGGTATGCATCAATGGTATTTTGTATTACATAGCTTACGATCCTGAGGATCGATTATATCTAATAGTTTGCTTCGATGTTAGATTTGAGAAGTTTAAGTTTCTAACTCTAATAGGCGGCATATATG aggatgTCGAGAAGCAGGAATGGTTGAAATACGCCTACACTCTGAGGTTCGACAATAAAGTTGTTAAGGATTATGGCAATCTTTCCGTTGTTGGGGTGACTGCTTCAGGTGAAATTGTTTTGTCGAAGTATTATGCATATACACCTTTTTATGTTCTCTACTTTAATCCTGAAAGGAACTCTGTTCTAagtgttgaaatccaaggtGTTGGAGAATATCATGACTGGATTGCGCCTCCTGCAGTTTGCGCTTTTGTAGACCATGTGGAGGATTTACAGTTTAATATTATGAAGGCAACATCTATAAACCCAACACAACAGAAGAATAGAGCCAGGAGCACATCAATATCATCTagagaagatcatcaagtgAGGGCCGTTACTCAGCTGGGACAAGATCGTCGTACATTTGAGAGTATTAACAATTTtgatgctctctctctcttagaaGATGATTAA